A single genomic interval of Lathyrus oleraceus cultivar Zhongwan6 chromosome 7, CAAS_Psat_ZW6_1.0, whole genome shotgun sequence harbors:
- the LOC127102525 gene encoding uncharacterized protein LOC127102525 — translation MNTEVDAWAIFTLAQFYDPPLRCFTFQDFQLAPTLEEFSHIANIGIKDEIPYTGLGELPTHQQIGSAIRLDKAEVKANLGPKGGTSGFTLKFLVGKASDFKSKEDWVAFNAVLALILYGIVLFPNIDDFVDMTAIRIFLLKNPIPTLLADVYHSIHWRNEKKGGMIQCCAPLLYKWFLSHLPSEGPFVQNKDNLKWSQKIMSLTANDIAWYSRVYDDVDIIVKCGNFHNVPLIGTRGCINYNPELAMRQLGFPMDDKPEDKLLEGFLLGEGVKDVDLVKRIGRAWTKVRREGKRERGKKNCIARGPYTSWVQARASQDKLPYPYEPPMHTNPPEPTHVTMEEAKELKVVIQTNVERTDKEEYKRKRVKQGLDQAESCLNTVKSQLKEAERDCREKEKWWKLATKQKKEIRETLEAEIANLSVSLRESKEREEQERRSKESVMAATQCGVGYGCSLSDLNGEED, via the exons ATGAACACCGAGGTGGATGCTTGGGCCATTTTCACTTTGgcacaattctatgatcctccctTGCGGTGTTTCACATTCCAGGACTTCCAATTGGCGCCAACACTTGAAGAGTTCTCACATATAGCAAACATTGGCATCAAGGATGAAATCCCTTACACCGGTCTAGGGGAACTTCCTACACATCAACAAATAGGTTCAGCTATACGTCTAGATAAAGCGGAAGTGAAAGCTAATCTTGGACCAAAAGGAGGCACTTCAGGTTTCACTTTGAAGTTCTTAGTGGGAAAAGCTTCAGATTTCAAAAGTAAAGAAGACTGGGTCGCTTTCAATGCTGTGTTAGCCTTGATactctatgggattgtcttgttcccgaacATTGATGACTTCGTGGACATGACTGCTATACGCATTTTCTTGCTCAAGAATCCCATTCCCACCTTGCTTGCAGATGTTTATCACTCTATCCATTGGAGAAATGAGAAGAAGGGGGGGATGATCCAGTGTTGCGCTCCTTTACTGTATAAATGGTTCTTATCTCACTTACCAAGCGAAGGGCCTTTTGTTCAGAACAAGGATAACCTCAAGTGGTCTCAAAAAATCATGTCTCTCACTGCCAATGACATCGCCTGGTACTCTCGTGTTTATGATGATGTGGACATAATCGTCAAATGTGGCAACTTCcataatgtgccactcataggaactcgaggttgcatcaattacaatcctgAGCTTGCTATGCGGCAACTTGGGTTTCCTATGGATGATAAACCAGAAGACAAGTTGTTAGAAGGTTTCTTGCTGGGAGAAGGAGTGAAGGACGTTGATCTGGTGAAGAGGATAGGTCGTGCCTGGACTAAAGTTCGTAGAGAAGGAAAAAGGGAGCGTGGAAAGAAGAATTGTATAGCTAGAGGGCCATATACAAGTTGGGTCCAAGCCAGGGCTTCTCAAGACAAACTACCATACCCTTATGAGCCTCCGATGCATACAAATCCCCCAGAACCTACCCACGTCACTATGGAGGAAGCTAAAGAGCTCAAAGTTGTCATCCAAA caaatgtggAAAGGACTGATAAGGAGGAATATAAGAGAAAAAGAGTCAAACAGGGGTTAGATCAGGCTGAGAGCTGCTTGAATACCGTCAAAAGCCAACTGAAAGAGGCTGAGAGGGATTGTCGTGAGAAAGAGAAATGGTGGAAGCTCGCCACAAAACAAAAGAAGGAGATAAGAGAGACACTTGAGGCTGAGATAGCCAACCTCAGTGTTTCACTCCGTGAATCAAAAGAAAGGGAAGAACAAGAACGCCGCAGTAAAGAGAGTGTTATGGCTGCTACTCAG